The DNA segment AACAATGAATCCCACCACCTAACTTGTAAAACTCAGAGATATCAACAGGTATGACTATTATTCCGTTAGATTCAAGCAGTCTCCTTGTTTGTAATCCCGAACTTGGACATACAACTTTTCCAGGAGCTACCGGCAAAACGTTGATGGATAGAGGTGGATCCTCAGGGCCAACATGTAATAGCTCAATGTTTCTTTTATATAGCTCATCCAGAAACCAAAATGGTAAGAGAGCCTTATTTACAAGAGCTTTGTGACGATCCAGCAGAAGAAAAGCTTCATCAAGATGAATGATGGTCGACGGTAAATCGACGGTAATGAGATCGATATTTTGAATGGATAAAATGTGCCTGATCTGTTCAATGCCACTTGGGTTAACACGTTCTGATCGCCCGATAATAGCTGTTGATTCATTTAACATGGAGAAGCTGCCCCCTCTGCAAACCCGTCACCTTGGATGCAGCCTAACATTGGTATACCTGCTTGACTGAACGTCTGGGAAGCAAATGGTATTTCCCCGTGGCGGATATATAGGGCGAGACGGGAAAGGATTACACCACCAGGAATCACCATACCCAAGTCCCTTGTAAAAATTCTCTCCGGCCAGTCCTCTGATTGTCCTTCCAGGTAGACAATATCTATCCCTTCATTACTTAATACCTGTGCTAATTGATCATGCTGAGTTTGAAGTAAATCTAAGTTGGGCAGCCTTG comes from the Halobacillus shinanisalinarum genome and includes:
- a CDS encoding arginine deiminase family protein is translated as MLNESTAIIGRSERVNPSGIEQIRHILSIQNIDLITVDLPSTIIHLDEAFLLLDRHKALVNKALLPFWFLDELYKRNIELLHVGPEDPPLSINVLPVAPGKVVCPSSGLQTRRLLESNGIIVIPVDISEFYKLGGGIHCLTLPLVRESLL